Proteins encoded together in one Bombiscardovia nodaiensis window:
- a CDS encoding hypothetical protein (possible pseudo due to internal stop codon) translates to MSDEVSAQPQAQVVLYQQDGKNVPVQVTYWGETFWMPQKNIAELFGVSISSISRHLSNIYEEGELSEEATIAENAIVQNEGGRTVSRPISFYNLDAIIAVGYRVNSKQATKFRQWATATLKEYIVKGFVLNDDMLKNGQPFGKDYFDELLRRVRDIRASEKRFYLKICEVFQEISVDYDKDSRITKEFYMEVQNRFHYAATGKTAPEIIESRADANKPHMGLTTWKGSPEGRIHSTDVTVAKNYLDDKELDRLNRLSSGFLDMIESRIENMQTTTMAECVELVNQYIGLTGGAILQGKGSRSRAQANHKAKDELKKFNAVDPSQLSDFEQMLRHLDSKSAAKSNH, encoded by the coding sequence ATGAGCGATGAGGTATCGGCGCAACCGCAAGCCCAAGTAGTGCTCTACCAGCAGGACGGGAAGAATGTACCGGTCCAGGTCACGTACTGGGGCGAAACATTCTGGATGCCGCAAAAGAATATCGCAGAACTGTTTGGCGTTAGCATCTCTTCAATTTCAAGGCACCTAAGCAACATCTACGAAGAGGGCGAATTATCTGAAGAGGCAACTATTGCAGAAAATGCAATAGTTCAAAACGAAGGCGGCAGAACGGTTTCGCGCCCCATCTCCTTCTACAACCTCGATGCCATCATCGCCGTGGGCTACCGGGTGAATAGCAAACAGGCCACCAAGTTCCGCCAGTGGGCCACGGCCACGCTCAAGGAATACATCGTCAAGGGATTCGTCCTGAACGACGACATGCTCAAAAACGGTCAGCCCTTCGGCAAAGACTACTTCGACGAGCTCCTGCGCCGCGTCCGCGATATTCGTGCTAGTGAGAAACGCTTCTACCTGAAAATCTGCGAAGTCTTCCAGGAGATCAGCGTGGACTACGACAAAGATAGTCGCATCACCAAAGAGTTCTACATGGAAGTGCAGAACCGCTTCCACTATGCAGCAACAGGCAAAACCGCACCGGAAATCATCGAAAGTCGCGCCGACGCGAACAAGCCTCACATGGGCCTGACCACCTGGAAAGGCTCCCCGGAAGGCCGCATTCACTCCACGGACGTGACCGTCGCCAAAAACTACCTGGACGACAAGGAACTCGACCGGCTCAACCGCCTCTCCTCCGGCTTCCTAGACATGATTGAATCACGCATCGAAAACATGCAGACCACCACCATGGCCGAATGCGTCGAACTAGTCAACCAATACATAGGCCTAACCGGAGGCGCAATCCTCCAAGGCAAGGGCAGCCGTTCGCGGGCCCAAGCCAACCATAAAGCCAAAGACGAGCTAAAGAAATTTAACGCTGTCGACCCATCCCAACTCTCCGACTTCGAGCAAATGCTCCGCCACCTCGACAGCAAATCAGCCGCGAAAAGCAATCACTAG
- the pyrE1 gene encoding orotate phosphoribosyltransferase, translating into MGFEHEDTNTAGRAFRLTGSEELGGQRESGGQEMLEPREQLRGLLAREIDGRAFTELAGVSFDHRGAELAGHVLLDTLEEAGYSIDDFDAVGALTSAAVPLADAMLHAAASRGQDLDAFVMDFVFPSVKGPSIQGKRVILLDAWLSEKSYVQTSSLVTLRHGNELSLDCGIASRQGASVVAIASLVGGVGQSAGSEADQGLSSSPSLGDGALRTQVEVIDPVDDSQQTLPFICAYDERLFQPAGAAEGEGESVGEPSDGQPGASTSSQSNTNQPVESQARD; encoded by the coding sequence ATGGGTTTTGAGCATGAAGATACGAACACTGCGGGCCGAGCTTTTCGCCTGACCGGGAGCGAGGAGCTGGGAGGCCAGCGCGAGTCCGGCGGGCAGGAGATGTTGGAGCCGCGCGAACAGTTGCGCGGACTGCTGGCGCGCGAGATTGACGGGCGGGCCTTTACCGAACTGGCGGGCGTGAGCTTTGACCACCGGGGGGCTGAGCTGGCCGGGCATGTGCTGCTCGACACCCTGGAAGAGGCGGGATACTCGATCGACGACTTCGACGCGGTTGGGGCGCTGACTTCGGCGGCTGTGCCCCTGGCTGATGCCATGCTGCACGCGGCTGCCTCGCGCGGGCAAGACTTGGATGCGTTTGTGATGGACTTCGTGTTTCCGAGTGTCAAAGGCCCGTCAATTCAGGGCAAGCGGGTCATTCTGCTCGACGCCTGGCTCAGTGAGAAATCGTATGTGCAAACCTCTTCCCTGGTCACCCTGCGCCACGGCAATGAGCTCAGCCTGGACTGCGGCATCGCCAGTCGGCAGGGGGCGAGCGTGGTCGCTATCGCCTCCTTGGTTGGCGGCGTGGGTCAGAGCGCGGGCAGCGAGGCGGACCAGGGCCTGAGCTCGAGCCCGAGTCTGGGTGACGGAGCTTTAAGAACGCAAGTAGAGGTCATCGACCCAGTTGACGACAGCCAGCAAACCTTACCTTTTATCTGCGCGTATGACGAGCGCCTGTTCCAGCCAGCGGGAGCGGCTGAGGGCGAAGGCGAATCCGTAGGCGAGCCCTCTGACGGCCAGCCGGGCGCGTCAACGAGCAGCCAGTCCAATACCAACCAGCCAGTCGAAAGCCAAGCCCGTGACTAA
- a CDS encoding ABC transporter permease, with amino-acid sequence MSQSTMAAGPVSAQPTGNYQASRRELGQRAHVSLWNSIRSEYVKLMSLKSTWILLIINFLLLPGGAALSALSMKLIYTIDPRTDKALAQTRNMPSALVWQSVTAFVTISTIVVGILGVMSITTEFTSDSIDSSLTANPHRGMMVGAKAIVVAALTWASTQLAIFVSWGVVRMVIGSIPVDPLQHGEGALLWVSLFGPALVSACFAVLSVGLGALCRSTVGAVFALIGIDMFLPEIVILLSNIGHYFTWTRTLGRLMPSQLVDTFITAGVNLNDALGMPSGESVATQGFDPSWWQAGLIFLVWVAAFYIIGAIMMDRRDIK; translated from the coding sequence ATGAGCCAGTCAACTATGGCAGCAGGACCAGTTTCGGCCCAACCCACCGGCAATTATCAAGCTAGTCGGCGCGAACTGGGGCAGCGGGCGCATGTGAGCCTGTGGAACAGTATTCGCAGCGAGTACGTCAAGCTCATGAGTTTAAAGTCCACTTGGATTTTGCTCATCATTAACTTCCTACTCCTGCCTGGCGGGGCCGCGCTGTCCGCCTTGTCCATGAAGTTGATTTATACCATTGACCCGCGAACCGACAAGGCTCTCGCTCAAACCAGGAACATGCCCTCCGCGCTGGTCTGGCAGTCAGTCACGGCATTTGTGACTATTTCTACAATTGTCGTGGGCATTTTGGGCGTCATGAGTATCACTACAGAGTTCACGTCGGACTCCATTGACTCCAGCCTGACTGCTAACCCCCACCGGGGCATGATGGTGGGTGCTAAGGCCATTGTGGTGGCTGCCCTGACTTGGGCCAGTACTCAGCTGGCTATTTTCGTGTCTTGGGGCGTGGTGCGCATGGTCATAGGCTCAATACCGGTTGATCCCCTGCAACACGGTGAAGGGGCCTTGCTCTGGGTGAGCCTGTTCGGCCCTGCGCTCGTTTCCGCCTGCTTCGCAGTGCTGTCCGTAGGTCTGGGGGCGCTCTGCCGTTCTACGGTTGGAGCTGTTTTTGCCCTTATTGGTATTGACATGTTCCTGCCCGAGATTGTTATTCTTCTCTCAAATATTGGCCATTACTTTACCTGGACGCGCACCTTGGGCCGCCTGATGCCTTCGCAGCTAGTGGACACCTTTATTACCGCAGGCGTGAATCTTAACGATGCCTTAGGAATGCCATCTGGCGAGAGTGTGGCTACGCAGGGCTTTGACCCCTCCTGGTGGCAGGCTGGGCTCATTTTCCTGGTTTGGGTAGCTGCTTTCTACATCATCGGCGCGATCATGATGGATCGGCGAGACATTAAGTAG
- the clpB gene encoding chaperone protein ClpB, whose product MEENFTTLAQEALGDAIQSASAAGNPQVDTLHLLDALLRQQSGVVPGLIQATGGDTQGIGAAVRNALVALPSASSATSTQPQASRQLSMALTQASKEMQEMGDEYVSTEHLLIAIAVGPSQAADILRQHGVTPEALRKAVPQVRGGAKVTSPDAEGTYKALEKYSTDLTAQAKEGKLDPVIGRDQEIRRVIQILSRRTKNNPVLIGEPGVGKTAVVEGLAERIVAGDVPTGLEGKKLISLDLASMVAGSKYRGEFEERLKAVLGEIKSANGQIITFIDEIHTIVGAGASEGSMDAGNMLKPMLARGELRLIGATTLDEYRENIEKDPALERRFQQVFVGEPSVEDTVAILRGLKQRYEAHHKVTIGDDALVAAATLSNRYISGRQLPDKAIDLVDEAAAHLRMELDSQPEEIDELQRKVTRLEMEEMQLKKADDPASKDRLSKLQAELADAREKLSGLKTRWEQEKAGHNKVGDLRAQLDAKRVEADKATREGDLEKASRILYGEIPTIRKELAQAENEADQAKTAGSESGGSAEASGSGQEPMVPDHVDADSIAEIVSDWTGIPVGRLMQGENEKLLHMEDYLGHRVIGQKEAIRAVSDAVRRSRAGIADPNRPTGSFMFLGPTGVGKTELAKALADFLFDDEKAMVRIDMSEYMEKASVSRLIGAAPGYIGYEEGGQLTEAVRRRPYSVVLFDEVEKANPEVFDILLQVLDDGRLTDGQGRTVDFTNTILIMTSNLGSQFLVSGDLDEEGKRKAVMDAVHATFKPEFINRLDDLVIFQPLTRDELGGIVDLQVKQVAARLTDRRITLDVSDSAREWLANMGYDPAYGARPLRRLVQTEVGDQLARMLLAGKVHDGDTVLVDQTGGEHLELTAWPTDTLVDGDVSVDNIATDESDPAGRPAHSPDQSAQSAQDSPAGQD is encoded by the coding sequence TGCCGGGCTTGATTCAGGCGACCGGCGGCGATACGCAGGGCATCGGAGCTGCCGTGCGCAATGCTCTCGTGGCGCTGCCTTCGGCTTCTTCGGCCACTTCTACCCAGCCCCAGGCCAGTCGGCAGCTGAGCATGGCCCTGACTCAGGCATCCAAGGAAATGCAAGAGATGGGCGACGAGTACGTCTCCACCGAACACCTGCTCATTGCTATCGCTGTGGGCCCCTCGCAGGCAGCTGACATCTTGAGGCAGCATGGCGTCACTCCCGAAGCCTTGCGCAAGGCAGTACCCCAGGTGCGCGGCGGCGCGAAAGTGACCAGCCCGGATGCGGAAGGCACTTACAAGGCCCTGGAGAAGTACTCTACGGACCTGACGGCTCAGGCTAAAGAGGGCAAGCTCGACCCGGTGATTGGGCGCGACCAGGAGATTCGGCGCGTGATACAGATTCTCTCCCGCCGCACCAAGAACAACCCGGTGCTGATTGGCGAGCCCGGCGTGGGTAAGACCGCCGTGGTGGAGGGCCTGGCCGAGAGGATTGTGGCGGGCGACGTGCCCACCGGCTTGGAAGGCAAGAAGCTGATTTCGCTCGACCTGGCTTCGATGGTCGCCGGTTCAAAGTACCGCGGCGAATTCGAGGAACGTTTGAAGGCTGTGCTGGGCGAGATTAAGTCGGCCAACGGGCAGATTATCACCTTCATCGACGAGATTCATACCATCGTCGGCGCGGGCGCTTCCGAGGGCTCGATGGATGCGGGCAATATGCTCAAGCCTATGCTGGCCCGCGGCGAGCTCCGCCTGATCGGCGCGACCACCCTGGACGAGTACCGGGAGAACATTGAGAAGGATCCGGCTCTGGAGCGGCGTTTCCAGCAGGTGTTCGTGGGCGAGCCGTCAGTGGAAGATACTGTGGCCATTCTGCGCGGGCTCAAGCAGCGCTACGAAGCCCACCACAAGGTGACGATTGGTGACGACGCGCTCGTGGCCGCTGCCACCCTGTCCAACCGCTATATTTCCGGCCGTCAGCTGCCCGACAAGGCCATTGATTTGGTCGATGAGGCCGCTGCCCACCTGCGGATGGAGCTGGACTCGCAGCCTGAGGAGATTGACGAGCTCCAGCGCAAGGTCACGCGCCTGGAGATGGAGGAGATGCAGCTGAAGAAAGCGGACGATCCGGCTTCCAAGGACCGACTGAGCAAGCTCCAGGCCGAGCTGGCGGACGCGCGGGAGAAGCTCTCGGGCTTGAAAACCCGCTGGGAGCAGGAGAAGGCTGGCCACAACAAGGTCGGTGACCTGCGTGCTCAGCTGGATGCCAAGCGAGTAGAGGCCGACAAGGCCACGCGCGAGGGCGACTTGGAGAAGGCTTCCCGGATTTTGTACGGCGAGATTCCCACCATTCGCAAGGAGTTGGCACAGGCAGAGAATGAGGCTGACCAGGCCAAGACTGCGGGTTCTGAGAGCGGCGGAAGTGCCGAGGCTAGCGGTTCGGGTCAGGAGCCTATGGTGCCCGACCATGTGGACGCGGACTCGATAGCTGAGATTGTCTCTGACTGGACTGGTATCCCTGTGGGTCGGCTCATGCAAGGGGAGAATGAGAAGCTCCTGCACATGGAAGACTACCTGGGGCACCGGGTGATTGGGCAGAAAGAGGCCATTCGTGCGGTATCCGACGCTGTTCGGCGCTCGCGGGCAGGCATCGCGGATCCCAACCGTCCCACCGGCTCCTTCATGTTCCTGGGGCCCACGGGAGTGGGTAAGACCGAGCTGGCCAAGGCTCTGGCTGACTTCCTCTTTGACGATGAGAAGGCCATGGTCCGCATCGACATGTCTGAATACATGGAGAAAGCTTCGGTTTCACGGCTCATCGGCGCGGCACCCGGCTACATCGGCTACGAGGAAGGCGGCCAGCTGACGGAGGCTGTGCGGCGGCGGCCCTACTCGGTGGTGCTCTTTGACGAGGTGGAGAAGGCCAATCCGGAAGTCTTCGACATCCTCTTGCAGGTGCTGGACGACGGGCGCTTGACCGACGGTCAGGGCAGGACAGTGGACTTTACCAACACTATCCTGATTATGACTTCCAACCTGGGTTCGCAGTTCTTGGTGAGCGGCGACCTGGACGAGGAGGGCAAGCGCAAGGCGGTGATGGATGCGGTGCATGCCACCTTCAAGCCCGAATTCATCAACCGCTTGGATGATCTGGTGATTTTCCAGCCGCTCACGCGCGACGAGCTGGGCGGAATCGTGGACTTGCAGGTCAAGCAGGTGGCAGCTCGCTTGACTGACCGGCGTATCACGCTGGACGTGTCCGACTCGGCCCGCGAGTGGCTGGCGAACATGGGCTACGACCCGGCTTACGGGGCCCGTCCCCTGCGCCGCCTGGTCCAGACCGAAGTGGGTGATCAGCTGGCACGGATGCTCCTGGCTGGCAAGGTGCACGACGGTGATACGGTACTGGTCGACCAGACCGGCGGCGAGCACTTAGAGCTCACTGCCTGGCCCACGGACACATTGGTGGACGGTGATGTGAGTGTAGACAATATCGCTACTGACGAGTCTGATCCGGCAGGCCGTCCTGCTCATTCGCCTGACCAGAGCGCTCAAAGTGCTCAGGATTCTCCAGCTGGTCAAGATTGA
- a CDS encoding RNA methyltransferase translates to MTKPNPITQAAMDSNEPVFRQVGVGPWAQEHPGMLRPDDPRAPYFDPRIDSDLLDQGDRRNVIDRYRYWRVEAIRTDLDVRGRHGFEVAVENWTHDFNLGSMVRSANAFGAGHVYIVGPHKWNRKGSLMTELYQHVDHYPTIESLVTQWKQARVSESHNLVLQAQDAGDPVERASLLALSQTVAAARVIALDIVPGAVPIETYTFPDRCLLLFGAEGPGLSRAALELADDVVYISQFGSVRSINAGAAAAVAMHSYVAQHMRV, encoded by the coding sequence GTGACTAAACCAAACCCCATCACTCAAGCCGCTATGGACTCCAATGAGCCGGTCTTTCGCCAAGTGGGAGTAGGGCCCTGGGCTCAGGAACATCCCGGAATGCTCCGGCCAGACGACCCGCGCGCTCCATATTTTGACCCGCGTATCGACTCGGACCTGCTGGACCAGGGCGACCGGCGCAACGTTATCGACCGCTACCGTTACTGGCGGGTCGAGGCCATTCGCACCGACCTGGATGTGCGGGGGCGCCACGGTTTCGAAGTGGCCGTGGAAAACTGGACCCATGACTTCAACCTCGGCTCTATGGTGCGCTCGGCTAACGCTTTTGGGGCGGGCCACGTTTACATTGTTGGCCCCCACAAGTGGAACCGCAAAGGTTCGCTCATGACCGAGCTCTACCAGCACGTAGACCACTATCCAACGATTGAATCCCTCGTGACGCAGTGGAAGCAGGCGCGCGTGAGTGAGTCCCACAACTTGGTCCTTCAGGCGCAGGATGCCGGCGACCCCGTCGAGCGAGCGAGCCTACTTGCGCTGAGCCAAACGGTCGCTGCTGCGCGGGTGATCGCCCTCGATATTGTGCCGGGCGCGGTCCCCATTGAGACCTACACCTTCCCCGACCGCTGCCTCCTCCTCTTCGGCGCAGAGGGCCCGGGCCTGTCTCGAGCGGCCTTGGAATTGGCCGACGACGTAGTCTACATCTCTCAGTTCGGCTCGGTGCGCTCCATCAACGCCGGTGCCGCCGCCGCCGTAGCCATGCACTCCTACGTTGCTCAGCACATGCGCGTTTGA